A genomic window from bacterium includes:
- a CDS encoding nitroreductase family protein, with product MSEPFKHIPLPFERQSESQMIEEARRFCEHMNRRRSVRFFSNQAVPRACIEYAIRTANTAPSGAHKQPWTWVVIDRPDLKKQIREAAENEERISYEGGRMTEEWLQALAPLGTDWHKPFLEIAPYIVVCFRQNYGLRPDGRKETHYYVHESVGIACGLFIAAIHTMGLVTLTHTPSPMNFLSKLLNRPENEKPFILFPVGYPAEDATVPDLERKPLAKIIQWNDSTV from the coding sequence ATGTCGGAACCATTCAAACACATCCCATTACCTTTTGAGCGCCAATCCGAATCACAAATGATCGAGGAAGCCCGGCGGTTTTGTGAACACATGAATAGACGTCGAAGCGTCCGTTTTTTTTCAAATCAAGCTGTGCCTCGCGCTTGTATCGAATATGCTATTCGCACAGCAAATACCGCCCCGTCGGGCGCACACAAACAACCGTGGACATGGGTCGTTATAGATAGACCGGATCTGAAAAAGCAAATCCGCGAAGCCGCTGAGAACGAAGAACGAATTTCCTACGAAGGCGGGCGCATGACCGAAGAATGGCTCCAAGCGCTGGCTCCGCTTGGCACCGATTGGCATAAACCATTTCTCGAAATAGCGCCGTACATCGTCGTCTGTTTTCGCCAAAACTACGGCCTACGTCCTGATGGCCGTAAAGAAACGCATTATTATGTACACGAAAGCGTAGGTATCGCCTGCGGACTTTTTATAGCGGCAATTCATACGATGGGCCTCGTCACACTGACGCACACACCCAGTCCTATGAATTTTTTATCTAAACTCCTCAATCGCCCTGAAAACGAGAAGCCGTTCATTCTTTTTCCTGTCGGCTATCCCGCGGAAGATGCCACCGTACCGGATCTCGAGCGAAAACCCTTGGCCAAAATCATCCAGTGGAATGATAGCACGGTATAA
- a CDS encoding HD domain-containing protein produces MIADFHSSLQELRTAIRSSSAPPAWIKKQIVDIKLSVVSQAASPESGFNASQALIELYDSIITEVFARHRLFENEAVCIFALGGYGRREMNLFSDIDINLVYGTTAVPDAIRTSIQPFIAQLWDMGLELGHSVRSIEDCVSLALQDAEIRTSLLDARYIAGDTVTASKFRQAVQNRIHTQDPQAYIQSRIQHMRARHRHHGNSERVLEPDIKEGKGALRDLHTLYWVIQTAFRISRETKTSTSHTIVALRTLGDQHILSSDEIDRTEKAADFLMAVRNALHMFAKRRNDRLSYSVQLQLATYFGYQDTPEAKGVEVFMRRYYSEARHISHTCITAIHKLHVKFAQPSSDNARLPLENGFYLWQHGGARTLEFNGDFGEHIRKEPRWLIRIFTLAQKYNATLSDTLQATLREHHYMLDEALITHREVIRDFLEIWRCEGQIASTLRTMHELTLLEKMVPEFGYIVAHYNYNIYHKYTTDEHLIVAVESLERLFFDEVTRDIDIKHLRQIYEELTLDERYQLYWAVFLHDIGKSRGGDHSEIGVTLAGDIFRRLQYTDGVETIQFLILNHLHMEQTAFRRNLKDSETIQNFVTLIGDRRRLRMLYLLTYADMSAANKNVWTEWKSLLLQELFFRTDDALKAHAGESSDFSTWKELDYAGIVYDGKLSVSFTDRERYTEVIVVTTDAPYRLATLCGALSVCDVSIIDAQIHTREDGIIVDQFRIFDQWSQKPTTDIQKNKIRSILTEVLEKPEELTAHLHRHRDRWKRKKFIAEQPTEIYFEDNRRFTIIDIFAADRIGLLYTITHALSDLGLNIHSAKIGTRLDGVADCFYVTERDGKKIVSVYRQEEIRSKILNLLR; encoded by the coding sequence ATGATCGCTGATTTTCATTCATCGCTGCAAGAACTTCGCACAGCGATTCGCTCGTCTTCTGCTCCTCCCGCATGGATAAAAAAACAAATCGTTGATATTAAACTATCGGTCGTATCGCAAGCCGCTTCTCCGGAATCGGGTTTTAATGCGTCGCAAGCTCTCATCGAACTCTACGATAGCATTATTACAGAAGTATTCGCTCGGCATCGTCTTTTTGAAAACGAAGCCGTATGCATTTTTGCTCTGGGCGGATACGGCCGACGGGAAATGAATCTTTTTTCAGACATTGATATTAATCTGGTGTACGGTACGACCGCTGTTCCGGATGCGATTCGGACATCAATACAACCGTTCATCGCGCAGTTATGGGATATGGGATTGGAGTTAGGACACAGTGTACGCTCAATCGAAGATTGTGTATCGCTGGCCTTGCAAGATGCGGAGATTCGCACCAGTCTGCTCGATGCGCGCTATATTGCGGGCGATACTGTCACGGCCAGTAAGTTTCGTCAGGCCGTACAAAACCGTATTCACACCCAAGATCCGCAAGCGTACATTCAGTCCCGCATTCAACACATGCGGGCACGTCACAGGCATCATGGCAATTCAGAGCGTGTATTGGAACCGGATATCAAAGAAGGAAAAGGTGCTCTGCGCGATCTGCATACATTGTATTGGGTAATCCAGACGGCTTTCCGGATTTCACGAGAGACCAAAACGAGTACATCGCACACCATCGTGGCTTTGCGTACTTTGGGCGATCAACATATTTTATCGTCGGATGAAATTGATCGGACGGAAAAAGCCGCCGATTTTTTGATGGCTGTACGTAATGCATTGCATATGTTCGCCAAACGAAGAAACGACCGCCTATCCTACAGTGTACAATTGCAATTGGCGACATATTTCGGATATCAAGATACCCCTGAGGCCAAAGGTGTAGAAGTTTTTATGCGCCGGTATTACAGCGAGGCACGTCATATCAGTCATACGTGCATTACGGCCATTCACAAGCTGCATGTGAAGTTTGCCCAACCCTCTTCTGACAATGCACGACTTCCGTTGGAAAATGGGTTTTATCTCTGGCAGCACGGCGGCGCCCGTACGTTAGAATTTAACGGGGATTTCGGTGAACACATCCGCAAGGAACCGCGTTGGTTGATCCGAATATTTACCCTTGCACAAAAGTACAACGCCACGCTTTCCGATACACTGCAAGCTACCTTACGTGAGCATCATTATATGCTGGATGAAGCGCTGATCACGCATCGCGAAGTCATCCGCGATTTTTTGGAAATCTGGCGCTGCGAAGGGCAAATCGCATCCACGTTGCGCACCATGCATGAATTGACGCTTTTAGAAAAAATGGTGCCGGAATTCGGTTATATCGTCGCGCATTACAATTATAACATCTATCATAAATACACCACGGACGAACATCTGATCGTGGCCGTGGAATCTTTGGAACGCTTATTTTTTGATGAGGTGACTCGAGACATTGATATAAAACATCTGCGCCAGATTTATGAAGAGCTCACACTGGATGAGCGGTACCAGCTGTACTGGGCGGTGTTTTTGCATGATATCGGCAAATCCCGCGGCGGAGATCATAGCGAAATCGGCGTGACGCTGGCCGGTGATATTTTTCGACGATTGCAGTATACTGATGGTGTCGAAACCATACAGTTTTTGATTTTAAATCACCTGCATATGGAGCAAACGGCATTTCGCCGCAACCTCAAAGATTCGGAGACCATTCAAAATTTTGTAACACTCATCGGCGACCGGCGTCGCCTGCGAATGCTCTATCTGCTGACGTATGCAGACATGTCCGCGGCCAATAAAAACGTATGGACCGAATGGAAAAGTCTTTTGCTACAAGAACTATTTTTCCGAACGGACGATGCACTCAAAGCCCATGCGGGTGAAAGTTCAGACTTTTCGACTTGGAAGGAACTGGACTACGCCGGCATCGTGTACGACGGCAAACTTTCGGTTTCGTTTACGGATCGCGAAAGATATACCGAAGTCATCGTCGTCACCACCGACGCGCCCTACCGCCTTGCGACACTATGCGGTGCTCTGAGCGTATGCGATGTCAGTATCATAGATGCACAGATCCATACCCGCGAAGACGGTATTATCGTGGATCAGTTTCGCATCTTTGATCAATGGTCCCAAAAACCAACGACCGATATTCAAAAAAATAAAATTCGTTCGATTTTAACCGAAGTATTGGAAAAACCGGAAGAACTCACCGCCCACCTGCATCGGCATCGCGATCGCTGGAAGCGAAAAAAATTTATCGCTGAACAACCTACAGAAATTTATTTTGAGGATAACCGTCGTTTTACGATCATTGATATTTTTGCCGCAGATCGTATCGGTTTGCTGTATACCATCACCCACGCACTTTCCGATCTCGGTTTGAATATTCACTCGGCTAAAATCGGTACACGTCTTGACGGGGTGGCCGATTGTTTCTATGTCACCGAGCGCGACGGGAAAAAAATCGTTTCGGTTTATCGGCAGGAAGAAATACGAAGCAAAATACTAAACCTACTGAGATGA
- a CDS encoding DedA family protein has protein sequence MELSQFFEWIQSLDTGLIYLVIFLSGFLENCIPPIPGDMVTVLAASMVGVGRLSYLPTFLTATAGNLIGFMTMYQIGRFFGKDFFLSRNFKYFPATAFEKAEAWFTRHGYRVILFNRFLSGLRSVISLFAGMTHLQKRKIIPLAFLSACMWDGVLIYAGYVLGDNWKAFENLMAQYNRVVFSILGLIALILLIRWFIKRNSDHDR, from the coding sequence ATGGAACTCAGTCAGTTTTTTGAATGGATACAGTCGCTTGATACCGGTTTGATTTACCTGGTTATTTTTCTGAGCGGCTTTTTGGAAAACTGTATTCCTCCGATTCCGGGCGACATGGTGACGGTGTTAGCGGCCAGCATGGTCGGTGTAGGACGCCTGTCTTACCTTCCTACTTTTCTGACGGCAACAGCCGGTAATTTAATCGGCTTCATGACGATGTATCAGATCGGTCGCTTTTTCGGTAAGGATTTTTTCCTGTCTCGTAATTTTAAGTATTTTCCTGCGACGGCGTTTGAAAAAGCCGAGGCATGGTTTACCCGCCACGGATACCGTGTAATTCTTTTTAATCGTTTTTTGAGCGGTTTACGCTCCGTCATTTCACTTTTTGCGGGTATGACACATCTTCAGAAACGTAAGATCATTCCCCTTGCGTTTCTGAGCGCGTGCATGTGGGATGGTGTTTTGATTTATGCAGGATATGTACTCGGTGACAACTGGAAAGCTTTTGAAAATCTGATGGCACAATACAATCGTGTGGTTTTTAGCATATTAGGTCTCATCGCACTTATCCTCTTGATCCGGTGGTTCATCAAACGTAATTCCGATCATGATCGCTGA